From a single Triplophysa rosa linkage group LG1, Trosa_1v2, whole genome shotgun sequence genomic region:
- the tppp3 gene encoding tubulin polymerization-promoting protein family member 3 isoform X1 produces MAGLCIKYSTGLIDLQLIPNMAESTNMDELLQSFKKFAIHGDTKATGKEMNGKNWAKLCKDCKVIDGKTVTGTDVDIVFTKVKAKTSRVITYEEFQKALEQLAPKRFKGQSKEEALQSIYKLIEGKEPTNVGVTKVAKTAAVDRLTDTSKYTGSHKERFDESGKGKGKGGREELVEHTGYVAAYKNAGSYEEKTKAK; encoded by the exons ATGGCTGGCCTGTGCATAAAGTACAGCACTGGCCTCATTGATCTTCAGTT AATACCCAATATGGCAGAGAGCACAAACATGGACGAGCTCCTGCAGTCCTTTAAGAAGTTTGCAATCCATGGTGACACCAAAGCCACCGGGAAGGAGATGAATGGGAAAAACTGGGCTAAACTGTGCAAAGACTGCAAAGTTATTGATGGCAAGACCGTCACCGGCACCGATGTAGATATCGTCTTTACCAAAGTGAA AGCGAAGACATCTCGAGTCATAACATACGAGGAGTTCCAGAAAGCTCTAGAACAACTGGCTCCAAAGAGGTTCAAAGGTCAAAGCAAAGAAGAGGCACTACAGTCCATATATAAGTTAATTGAAGGCAAAGAACCCACCAATGTTGGTGTGACG AAAGTGGCAAAAACCGCCGCAGTGGACAGATTAACCGACACATCTAAATATACCGGCTCTCACAAGGAGCGCTTCGATGAGAGCGGGAAAGGTAAAGGGAAAGGTGGTAGGGAGGAGCTTGTTGAGCACACGGGATATGTAGCGGCCTATAAGAATGCTGGATCTTATGAAGAGAAGACGAAGGCCAAGTAA
- the tppp3 gene encoding tubulin polymerization-promoting protein family member 3 isoform X2: MAESTNMDELLQSFKKFAIHGDTKATGKEMNGKNWAKLCKDCKVIDGKTVTGTDVDIVFTKVKAKTSRVITYEEFQKALEQLAPKRFKGQSKEEALQSIYKLIEGKEPTNVGVTKVAKTAAVDRLTDTSKYTGSHKERFDESGKGKGKGGREELVEHTGYVAAYKNAGSYEEKTKAK; encoded by the exons ATGGCAGAGAGCACAAACATGGACGAGCTCCTGCAGTCCTTTAAGAAGTTTGCAATCCATGGTGACACCAAAGCCACCGGGAAGGAGATGAATGGGAAAAACTGGGCTAAACTGTGCAAAGACTGCAAAGTTATTGATGGCAAGACCGTCACCGGCACCGATGTAGATATCGTCTTTACCAAAGTGAA AGCGAAGACATCTCGAGTCATAACATACGAGGAGTTCCAGAAAGCTCTAGAACAACTGGCTCCAAAGAGGTTCAAAGGTCAAAGCAAAGAAGAGGCACTACAGTCCATATATAAGTTAATTGAAGGCAAAGAACCCACCAATGTTGGTGTGACG AAAGTGGCAAAAACCGCCGCAGTGGACAGATTAACCGACACATCTAAATATACCGGCTCTCACAAGGAGCGCTTCGATGAGAGCGGGAAAGGTAAAGGGAAAGGTGGTAGGGAGGAGCTTGTTGAGCACACGGGATATGTAGCGGCCTATAAGAATGCTGGATCTTATGAAGAGAAGACGAAGGCCAAGTAA